A segment of the Panacibacter ginsenosidivorans genome:
TAAGAAAGATATATGCTACAAAAGAATGGGCTGGCACTGCAGCTTTCCCCGCTACTATTATTACCGAACAGCATGAGCTCGACAAGATCAGCAATCTCTCCACGCCTAACCAGGTATTGGCTATCGTAGAGCAAAAAAAATTAACCCACCAGCCAATTGAAAAAAATAAGATCACACTTGTCCTGGATGGGATACAAGACCCCGGAAATCTCGGAACCATTATACGCACAGCAGACTGGTTTGGCATAACCCAAATCATTGCAAATACAGACACAGCCGATGTTTACAACTCCAAGGTAGTACAGTCAACCATGGGAAGCATTATAAGGGTTAATGTTTGGTACAAAGACATTGAGCAATGGCTGTCCACTGCATCAGTTCCGGTGTTTGGGGCGTTGCTTAATGGTCAGAGTATATACAAAACAACAAAAATAAAAGAAGGCATACTTGTCATCGGCAACGAATCAAAAGGTATTCGCAGTAATATATTGCCGTTTATCAAACACGCTATAACCATACCCGGCAGCGGGCACGCAGAATCTTTGAATGC
Coding sequences within it:
- a CDS encoding TrmH family RNA methyltransferase; this translates as MISKNEIKYIQSLYHKKVRDEAELFIAEGIKLVDELLNSPFVIRKIYATKEWAGTAAFPATIITEQHELDKISNLSTPNQVLAIVEQKKLTHQPIEKNKITLVLDGIQDPGNLGTIIRTADWFGITQIIANTDTADVYNSKVVQSTMGSIIRVNVWYKDIEQWLSTASVPVFGALLNGQSIYKTTKIKEGILVIGNESKGIRSNILPFIKHAITIPGSGHAESLNAAVATGIILSHLLQ